Proteins from a genomic interval of Ndongobacter massiliensis:
- a CDS encoding PRD domain-containing protein, producing the protein MKNNRIVPLLKRLCNENEFVSIQTLADHLGVSYATARSDLQKLARILPLNTGVERKQGQGVRLYGTPEQISKLKASLLGENVSSYNTPENRILYICLRLLLAQKPVRVRELRQELFVSGSTIQTDLGEVEKIFYHYKIQISRKQNSPFRIIGTERRIRNCAIELLKRDPCVKDLIDLLVGHSALDKDVFPIPYLPLNVASIQELIEAYLSNPTSYWHSIPLRASVSIFIAFLITCYRATQGCKLVLSEEFVAYLTKQPLYEEVQAIVDALNRKIGIRLPEADLRFLQIHLLAQQSDLSVANKEQVEALYYAKKIIREWSRTFALDLHTAYLENILGDYLRSALIRIRHGLPLSNSSIQIVRTQYPKLFERSVHCIEKATKELDLEIPPLEGGGLTLFLLAALEKEQKPLRTLLVCHVDRGAQELLKTRIQSHIAEIEIKQSCRYVDFARITLTDTDLIVSTLPLYVEREKPIYIIPPYVEEADLIQLRGLAMRLQKEKFRKRFQQ; encoded by the coding sequence ATGAAAAACAACCGGATTGTCCCATTGCTGAAAAGGCTTTGCAATGAAAATGAGTTTGTCTCCATACAGACGCTGGCGGATCACCTTGGCGTCTCTTATGCGACGGCGCGGTCGGATCTTCAAAAACTGGCTCGCATTCTGCCGCTGAATACCGGTGTGGAACGCAAGCAGGGGCAGGGGGTACGGCTGTATGGCACCCCGGAGCAGATTTCCAAATTAAAGGCAAGCTTGCTGGGAGAAAATGTCTCCAGTTACAATACTCCGGAAAACCGAATTCTGTATATTTGTCTTCGCTTGCTGCTTGCGCAAAAACCCGTGCGCGTGCGAGAGTTGCGCCAGGAACTTTTTGTCAGCGGTTCAACGATACAAACTGATCTTGGTGAAGTGGAGAAAATTTTTTACCACTATAAAATTCAAATTTCGAGGAAACAAAATTCACCTTTCCGCATAATCGGAACCGAACGACGGATTCGAAACTGCGCGATTGAGCTTTTGAAGCGGGATCCCTGCGTCAAAGATCTGATTGATCTATTAGTGGGGCATAGCGCGCTGGACAAAGATGTGTTTCCGATTCCTTACTTGCCGCTTAATGTTGCCAGTATACAGGAGTTGATTGAGGCGTATTTATCCAACCCCACTTCATACTGGCATTCTATTCCGCTGCGCGCCTCGGTCTCCATTTTTATCGCCTTTCTTATAACCTGTTACCGCGCGACCCAGGGTTGCAAGTTGGTGTTGTCCGAAGAATTTGTTGCCTATTTGACGAAGCAACCGCTATACGAAGAAGTGCAGGCGATTGTAGATGCCTTAAATCGAAAAATCGGTATTCGTTTGCCGGAAGCGGATCTTCGATTTTTACAAATTCATCTATTAGCACAGCAATCCGACCTATCTGTGGCAAATAAAGAGCAGGTGGAAGCTCTTTATTACGCGAAAAAAATAATCCGGGAATGGAGCCGCACATTCGCCTTGGATTTGCATACGGCATACCTGGAAAATATTCTTGGTGATTACTTGCGCTCGGCGCTGATTCGTATTCGTCATGGTCTTCCGCTGTCCAATTCTTCGATTCAAATTGTACGGACGCAGTATCCGAAGCTATTTGAAAGATCCGTTCACTGCATTGAGAAGGCGACAAAAGAGCTGGATTTGGAGATTCCTCCGCTGGAGGGTGGCGGACTTACCTTGTTTTTGTTGGCTGCCTTGGAAAAAGAACAAAAACCGTTGCGTACTTTGCTTGTTTGTCATGTGGATCGAGGAGCACAAGAGTTATTGAAAACCCGCATCCAATCGCATATTGCGGAAATTGAAATTAAACAGTCGTGCCGCTATGTTGATTTTGCCCGAATAACATTGACGGATACTGATCTGATTGTCTCTACCTTACCTTTATATGTAGAGCGTGAAAAACCGATATATATCATACCACCCTATGTCGAAGAAGCCGATTTAATTCAATTGCGCGGTCTTGCCATGCGATTACAAAAAGAAAAATTTAGAAAAAGATTTCAACAATAA
- a CDS encoding ribulose-phosphate 3-epimerase, with amino-acid sequence MKHIKIAAGLAHVDYGHIADVVKEVSDAGVDIIHSDAADMHDLQNMKLMGGHQIISAIRPYTKLPIENHIYTVSMDIMYIDQITEAGANYLILPAEHFIGAQLAYIINWCRERNLKVGLTLGCYTPLCFVEESIYDIDRLHIVTHGVDETDGKDNWGWRRSVIDLVKRARKMIDEKNPDCELAIDGGLRANNMDPLIEACSPDVIVLSSAIFKDPEGYTAGVKHCRAAIDAAAKKYGL; translated from the coding sequence ATGAAGCATATTAAAATTGCTGCGGGTTTGGCACATGTAGATTACGGTCATATCGCCGATGTGGTAAAAGAAGTATCCGATGCCGGAGTCGATATTATTCATTCCGACGCCGCGGATATGCATGATTTGCAAAACATGAAACTCATGGGGGGACATCAGATCATCAGCGCGATTCGTCCCTACACCAAGTTGCCCATCGAGAATCACATTTACACGGTGTCCATGGACATTATGTATATTGATCAAATTACCGAGGCGGGTGCGAATTACCTGATTCTCCCGGCGGAACATTTTATCGGGGCACAACTGGCCTATATTATTAACTGGTGCCGCGAAAGAAATCTCAAGGTGGGCTTGACCCTGGGTTGCTATACACCGCTGTGTTTTGTGGAGGAATCGATTTATGATATCGACCGCCTGCATATTGTCACGCACGGTGTTGACGAAACGGACGGCAAGGATAACTGGGGATGGCGCAGAAGTGTCATTGATCTGGTGAAACGTGCTCGCAAGATGATCGACGAGAAGAATCCGGATTGTGAATTGGCGATTGACGGCGGATTGCGTGCGAACAATATGGATCCGCTGATTGAAGCCTGCAGCCCGGATGTGATTGTTCTTTCTTCGGCAATTTTTAAGGATCCGGAAGGTTATACCGCAGGGGTCAAGCATTGCCGTGCAGCGATTGATGCGGCAGCGAAAAAATACGGTCTGTAA
- a CDS encoding heme-binding protein yields the protein MRQRKNTVCNSMGMKKLRFIDDEVILQILQDLRSIEKKAAIEIYCNGKTALQFIPGAMSPDKQNWLRRKRNTVLHFGMSTMEFHKKIQGDASLISEKYGLDASAYTVVPGAIPLEMEYGGVVGCLAITGLSPEEDHALAERLLQNAIERQYE from the coding sequence ATGCGGCAGCGAAAAAATACGGTCTGTAATTCCATGGGAATGAAAAAGTTACGTTTTATCGATGACGAGGTGATTCTGCAAATTTTGCAGGATCTCCGCTCGATAGAAAAAAAGGCGGCCATCGAGATTTATTGCAATGGGAAAACGGCATTGCAATTCATCCCCGGTGCGATGAGTCCCGATAAGCAAAATTGGCTCCGGCGGAAACGGAATACCGTCCTGCATTTCGGCATGTCTACCATGGAGTTTCACAAGAAAATTCAAGGGGATGCGTCGTTGATTTCCGAGAAGTATGGGCTGGATGCCTCGGCGTATACGGTTGTCCCCGGAGCGATCCCTCTGGAGATGGAGTATGGCGGAGTCGTCGGATGTCTCGCGATTACCGGCCTTTCCCCGGAAGAGGATCACGCTTTAGCTGAGCGTCTTTTGCAAAACGCGATCGAGCGTCAATATGAATGA
- a CDS encoding M20/M25/M40 family metallo-hydrolase, translating to MNDRFVWNAEKFIADLSRLVEIPSMRDEASARVGAPFGEAVQCALEEAVNIGEEQQLIAHRYDGYAVDLRTGEGEDYIGVLCHADVVPAEPAQWISDPYHLARRGNFLYGRGVNDDKGPLVLLIHVLSQLKRNHSDLRPIRLIIGGAEETTWEGVKHYFSMEKQPMVAFSPDGDFPIVNHEKGTLKVRIHFPYRADPVVESLESKVQELYTCEEVRLKIFGVEKPRVFTGKRALSRHPERGESALVPMLETVEPQPGDRSEEWQSSFQQLCHCLRKYFSQIEVEKIGEKASIENVTITVLSANHGAGKTFFDVDFRYETAKNEQALVQDLQKILADYNATVEVLKFMPLLFVQESDPFLQNLVRAYETVTGEQAYMLKKGGASYARALERGVCFGPTFPGEIPNSHLSDEVISLVSFEKAAHIYYEALKQLAVEKE from the coding sequence ATGAATGATCGTTTCGTATGGAATGCGGAGAAATTTATTGCAGACCTTTCCCGTTTGGTGGAAATTCCAAGCATGCGGGACGAGGCTTCAGCGCGTGTCGGTGCACCTTTTGGGGAAGCTGTTCAGTGCGCGCTCGAGGAAGCCGTAAACATCGGAGAGGAACAGCAGCTGATTGCACATCGATACGACGGCTATGCGGTGGATCTGCGCACCGGCGAAGGCGAGGATTACATCGGTGTCCTCTGTCATGCAGATGTTGTTCCGGCGGAACCGGCACAATGGATCAGCGATCCGTACCATCTGGCGCGGCGCGGAAATTTCCTTTACGGGCGCGGCGTCAATGACGATAAAGGTCCCTTGGTGCTGCTGATTCATGTGCTGTCACAGCTGAAGCGGAACCATTCGGATCTTCGACCGATTCGCTTGATAATCGGCGGTGCAGAGGAAACGACATGGGAGGGTGTGAAACACTATTTTTCCATGGAAAAGCAACCGATGGTCGCTTTTTCTCCAGATGGAGACTTTCCGATCGTCAATCATGAAAAAGGCACCCTGAAAGTACGTATTCACTTTCCGTATCGCGCGGATCCCGTTGTGGAATCATTAGAAAGCAAGGTGCAGGAGCTGTACACCTGCGAAGAAGTGCGATTGAAGATTTTCGGTGTGGAAAAGCCGCGCGTGTTCACCGGGAAGCGCGCTCTGTCACGCCACCCGGAGCGGGGAGAAAGTGCGTTGGTACCGATGCTGGAGACGGTGGAACCGCAGCCGGGAGACCGTTCGGAAGAATGGCAAAGTTCTTTTCAGCAACTCTGTCATTGCTTGCGCAAGTATTTTTCGCAAATTGAGGTGGAAAAGATTGGCGAAAAAGCATCCATTGAAAACGTGACAATCACGGTGTTATCCGCAAATCACGGTGCAGGAAAGACATTTTTTGATGTGGATTTCCGCTACGAAACGGCAAAAAATGAGCAGGCATTGGTGCAGGATCTGCAAAAGATTTTAGCGGACTATAATGCGACTGTGGAAGTATTGAAATTTATGCCTTTACTTTTTGTTCAGGAAAGTGATCCATTTCTCCAAAACTTGGTGCGGGCCTATGAGACGGTCACCGGAGAGCAGGCATATATGCTGAAAAAGGGAGGCGCATCGTATGCGCGTGCCTTGGAACGCGGCGTGTGTTTCGGACCCACCTTTCCCGGCGAGATTCCAAACTCCCATTTGTCCGATGAAGTAATTTCGCTGGTGTCGTTTGAAAAAGCGGCGCATATTTACTACGAAGCATTAAAACAGTTGGCAGTAGAGAAGGAGTAA
- a CDS encoding PTS transporter subunit EIIC encodes MKNLRAKLQTFAGAMMVPIILFVLVGFYVSIGSALSNYAFKEGFLHTLFSLFASLGFMFMNNLELWFAIGIAFTLAKKEKGWAAFAGVVLYFSFMTIVNAYAAAQGWTEETVQVEALMQQGYAEQEALNFNALWGSPQGIFSYNMGIFSGILSGVLAALIHNRFVDTELPAMFGFFAGAKFVMIMITLFAIPFGIAVYYIWPFIAHALQALTGFIASSGLFGTFLFGTADKMLLPFGIHHLIAFPIEYSSVGGTMQIDGVMYEGVRNIINGQAASPDVTGYIVRNFTTGRILFQLAGLPGAAYAMYKTALPENRKRVASLLIPSVLTLALVGISEPIEYTFLFVAPALYFLVYAPLAGLCYVVAEIAKISINGHALFFMIPNLFQPQKVHAMPLLILLPLTFLVYYFIFKFIIQRFDLKTPGRDLLSKDIKLMSKKEYRSIKEKEETAQAGASKQDDVTLEEHIIDALGGPDNIESITSCATRLRVTVKDASIVATDAQWKESLEAIGVVRNENALQIIYGVRVQNILTRIKDILNLD; translated from the coding sequence ATGAAGAATTTGAGAGCAAAACTTCAAACATTTGCGGGCGCCATGATGGTCCCGATTATTTTATTCGTATTGGTCGGCTTTTATGTCAGTATCGGTAGTGCATTGAGCAATTACGCGTTTAAGGAAGGCTTCTTGCACACGCTGTTTTCCTTATTTGCATCTCTCGGCTTTATGTTTATGAACAACCTCGAGTTGTGGTTTGCCATCGGCATTGCCTTCACATTGGCGAAAAAGGAAAAAGGTTGGGCGGCATTTGCCGGCGTCGTGTTGTACTTCAGCTTTATGACCATTGTCAATGCCTATGCCGCTGCGCAAGGTTGGACGGAAGAGACCGTGCAGGTAGAAGCCTTGATGCAACAAGGCTACGCCGAGCAGGAAGCGTTGAATTTCAATGCATTGTGGGGAAGTCCGCAGGGTATTTTCAGCTACAATATGGGCATCTTCTCCGGCATCCTTTCCGGTGTATTGGCCGCGTTGATTCACAACCGCTTTGTCGATACGGAACTTCCCGCCATGTTCGGGTTTTTTGCCGGCGCGAAGTTTGTCATGATCATGATTACTCTTTTTGCGATTCCTTTCGGCATTGCCGTTTATTACATCTGGCCCTTTATCGCGCACGCTTTGCAGGCATTGACCGGATTTATTGCCAGCTCCGGTCTATTCGGAACATTCCTGTTCGGTACGGCGGATAAGATGCTTCTGCCGTTCGGAATTCACCACCTGATTGCCTTCCCGATTGAGTATTCCAGTGTCGGCGGTACGATGCAAATCGACGGTGTCATGTATGAAGGCGTTCGCAACATCATCAACGGGCAGGCAGCTTCCCCTGATGTGACCGGATATATCGTGCGCAACTTTACCACAGGGCGCATTTTGTTCCAACTCGCCGGTCTGCCCGGCGCGGCCTATGCCATGTACAAAACGGCATTGCCGGAAAATCGGAAGCGTGTGGCATCGCTGCTCATCCCGTCGGTGTTGACGTTGGCGCTGGTAGGAATTTCGGAGCCAATTGAGTATACGTTCCTCTTTGTGGCGCCTGCACTGTATTTCTTAGTATACGCGCCGCTCGCCGGTCTGTGCTACGTCGTTGCGGAAATTGCGAAGATTTCCATCAATGGGCATGCCCTGTTCTTTATGATTCCGAATCTCTTCCAGCCGCAAAAAGTACACGCCATGCCGCTATTGATCTTGTTGCCGCTGACGTTCCTAGTGTACTACTTCATCTTCAAGTTTATTATCCAGCGGTTTGACTTGAAAACACCGGGACGTGATCTTTTATCGAAAGATATTAAACTGATGAGTAAAAAAGAGTATCGCTCGATTAAAGAAAAGGAAGAGACAGCGCAAGCCGGAGCATCGAAACAGGATGATGTTACGCTGGAAGAACACATTATCGACGCCCTGGGCGGACCGGACAATATTGAAAGCATTACGTCCTGCGCCACGCGGCTGCGCGTGACGGTGAAGGATGCTTCAATTGTCGCGACGGATGCGCAGTGGAAAGAATCCTTGGAAGCGATCGGCGTGGTGCGCAATGAAAATGCCCTGCAAATTATTTACGGCGTACGCGTTCAGAATATTCTGACGCGAATTAAAGATATACTCAACTTGGATTAG
- a CDS encoding PTS glucose transporter subunit IIA, with protein MALFGFGKKKKETVLGAPAKGEVRPLKEVSDPAFCDGAMGPGFIVRPSEDMIVAPVDGTVTMTFPTKHALGITTESGAEILIHIGIDTVTLEGEGFEALVQKGDSVQKNQPLVRCDRALLQEKGVDSTVILVLTNASDFSQVTIDPNDAEGAYMRLKK; from the coding sequence ATGGCACTTTTCGGCTTTGGCAAGAAAAAGAAAGAAACCGTGCTCGGTGCCCCCGCAAAGGGCGAGGTGCGACCGCTCAAAGAAGTTTCAGATCCGGCATTTTGTGACGGTGCGATGGGCCCCGGGTTTATCGTGCGTCCGAGTGAGGATATGATTGTAGCGCCGGTGGACGGAACGGTCACAATGACTTTCCCGACCAAGCATGCACTGGGGATCACCACCGAGTCGGGTGCAGAAATTCTGATTCATATCGGCATCGATACTGTGACGTTGGAGGGGGAGGGCTTTGAAGCTTTGGTGCAGAAGGGCGACTCTGTTCAGAAAAACCAACCGCTGGTCCGATGCGATCGGGCACTTCTTCAGGAAAAGGGAGTAGACTCCACCGTCATTTTAGTACTCACCAACGCCTCTGATTTTTCGCAGGTGACGATCGATCCGAATGATGCAGAGGGCGCATATATGCGCCTGAAAAAATAA
- a CDS encoding MFS transporter translates to MTQQKKLTKEEVSWILYDCGNSAYSMAITTALLPIYFGMFKPGDGMDLGYFNSLASLLIAVLSPVLGTIADFRGRKKQLFTIFSLLGIVGTAALAGVPYGAWQLLIFIFILADLGFAGSNIFYDSFLVDVTDDTRMDRISAMGFAYGYIASVLPFGLCLAVVWLLGMQSYLGYQVSFLLTAGWWLAFTLPMYRNVRQRYAVDPVPHPVRESFVRIGKTLRAIRSYRPVVLFLLAYFLYIDGVDTIIKMVVPYTQTVLGGKTLDMFLLLGILLVIQIIAFPCALLYGRLADQFGTKRMIQVAIVTYIIAVFFAYTIDSVGQIFILGAMVGSAQGGIQALSRSHFAKIVPKEQASEFFGFYNIFGKFAAILGPMIMSLVTDLTGQARFSIFGILPLFVIGFLLTLTWGKKTL, encoded by the coding sequence GTGACACAACAAAAAAAGCTGACCAAGGAAGAAGTCAGCTGGATACTTTATGATTGCGGGAATTCCGCGTACTCCATGGCCATTACGACGGCACTATTGCCGATTTATTTCGGTATGTTCAAGCCTGGCGATGGTATGGACCTGGGCTATTTCAATTCTTTGGCATCTCTTTTGATTGCGGTACTCAGTCCGGTTCTTGGCACCATTGCCGATTTTCGCGGGCGCAAAAAGCAACTCTTTACGATTTTTTCCCTTTTGGGGATTGTTGGAACCGCCGCGCTTGCCGGGGTACCCTATGGTGCGTGGCAGCTTTTGATTTTCATCTTTATTTTGGCGGATCTGGGCTTTGCCGGCTCCAATATTTTTTACGACTCCTTTTTGGTCGATGTTACTGATGATACGCGGATGGACCGCATTTCCGCTATGGGCTTCGCCTACGGATACATCGCCTCCGTGCTGCCTTTCGGCTTGTGTTTAGCCGTCGTATGGTTATTAGGCATGCAATCCTACCTCGGCTATCAAGTGAGCTTTCTCCTGACCGCCGGTTGGTGGCTTGCATTCACCCTACCCATGTATCGCAACGTCCGGCAGCGCTATGCCGTCGACCCCGTTCCGCATCCCGTGCGGGAAAGTTTTGTTCGCATCGGCAAAACCCTGCGTGCCATTCGCAGTTACCGCCCCGTCGTTCTTTTTCTGCTCGCCTATTTTCTGTATATTGACGGCGTCGATACGATTATAAAAATGGTCGTACCTTACACGCAAACAGTATTGGGCGGAAAAACATTGGACATGTTTTTATTGCTCGGCATTTTATTAGTCATTCAGATCATTGCCTTTCCATGTGCGTTGCTCTATGGACGCTTGGCCGATCAGTTCGGCACCAAACGCATGATTCAAGTGGCTATTGTCACCTATATCATCGCCGTATTTTTTGCCTACACCATTGACAGCGTAGGACAAATCTTTATTTTAGGGGCCATGGTCGGTTCTGCGCAAGGCGGCATTCAAGCCCTTTCGCGCAGTCACTTTGCTAAAATCGTCCCCAAAGAGCAGGCAAGCGAATTTTTCGGTTTTTACAACATCTTTGGAAAATTTGCCGCCATTCTCGGTCCTATGATTATGAGTCTGGTTACCGATCTCACGGGCCAGGCGCGCTTTTCCATTTTTGGCATTCTCCCCCTTTTTGTCATTGGCTTTTTGTTGACTCTGACTTGGGGCAAGAAGACGCTATAA
- a CDS encoding amino acid ABC transporter ATP-binding protein, translating to MLHLEQVEMRFGDLQVLKGIDLTIEKGEKVVLIGPSGSGKSTLLRCMNLLEIPTAGTVRFHDQVLNRGTVNINAVREKMGMVFQRFNLFSNLNVLHNLTLAPLECGLLRKEEAEKKADALLRRIGLMEKKTAYPHQLSGGQQQRIAIARALMMDPELLLFDEPTSALDPEMVGEVLDLMVDLAEEGMTMVVVTHEMGFAEHVATRVLFMDEGKIIEESRAPKDFFAHPTALRAQQFLSKIL from the coding sequence ATGCTGCATCTTGAGCAGGTGGAAATGCGCTTTGGTGATCTCCAGGTATTAAAAGGGATTGATCTCACCATTGAAAAGGGTGAAAAAGTGGTTCTGATCGGACCGTCGGGTTCCGGCAAATCGACGCTTTTGCGCTGCATGAATTTGTTGGAAATCCCAACCGCCGGTACAGTTCGTTTCCATGATCAGGTTCTGAATCGGGGCACGGTCAACATCAACGCCGTCCGCGAAAAAATGGGCATGGTTTTTCAGCGCTTCAATCTCTTTTCGAATTTGAATGTTCTACATAATCTGACACTTGCGCCATTGGAATGTGGCCTGCTGCGCAAAGAAGAAGCTGAAAAAAAAGCCGATGCGCTGCTGCGGCGTATCGGGCTAATGGAGAAAAAGACCGCCTATCCGCACCAGCTCTCCGGCGGACAACAACAGCGCATCGCCATTGCGCGGGCACTGATGATGGACCCGGAACTGTTGCTCTTTGACGAACCTACCTCTGCACTGGATCCGGAAATGGTCGGAGAAGTCCTCGATTTAATGGTCGATCTTGCGGAGGAAGGCATGACGATGGTCGTCGTGACCCATGAAATGGGTTTTGCCGAACACGTTGCGACGCGGGTTCTTTTTATGGATGAGGGGAAAATCATCGAGGAAAGCCGCGCTCCCAAAGATTTCTTTGCGCACCCCACGGCACTGCGCGCACAGCAGTTCCTGTCAAAGATTTTATAG
- a CDS encoding amino acid ABC transporter permease, with protein MQNFITKTFLEDDRWRYFANGLSVTLRVTAVALCIGFFGGLLLALVRTAAAEARRPGRRYPLWLRIANGIAGAYITLIRGTPSTLQLLLLFNIVLSGVENPIFVAMIAFGMNSSAYMAEIFRAGVQSVDVGEKEAARSLGLPYGKMMRRIVLPQAFRAVLPALGNEVITLLKETSISGFIGLMDLTRANSIIVSKTFNALPIYMTTATIYLLLVFLLERLFRFLERRTAYAAS; from the coding sequence ATGCAGAATTTTATAACCAAAACTTTTTTGGAGGACGACCGTTGGCGCTATTTCGCCAACGGTTTGTCCGTCACTCTGCGCGTAACGGCGGTGGCGCTGTGCATCGGTTTTTTTGGCGGGCTGCTCCTTGCCCTTGTGCGCACTGCCGCCGCGGAAGCCCGTCGCCCTGGGCGGCGCTATCCGCTCTGGCTGCGCATCGCCAACGGCATCGCCGGTGCTTACATTACGCTCATTCGCGGAACCCCCTCCACCCTGCAGCTGCTTCTTCTGTTTAATATCGTTTTGAGTGGCGTAGAAAATCCGATTTTTGTCGCGATGATCGCCTTTGGCATGAATTCTTCGGCGTATATGGCGGAGATTTTTCGAGCGGGTGTGCAATCGGTTGACGTAGGAGAAAAGGAAGCTGCACGTTCACTGGGTCTCCCCTATGGAAAAATGATGCGGCGCATTGTGCTGCCGCAGGCATTCCGGGCAGTGCTGCCGGCACTCGGCAACGAGGTCATCACCCTGTTGAAAGAGACTTCCATTAGCGGATTCATCGGTCTAATGGATTTGACCCGCGCCAACTCCATCATCGTTTCCAAGACGTTCAATGCGCTGCCGATCTACATGACAACGGCGACGATCTACCTTCTGCTGGTCTTTTTACTGGAACGTCTCTTCCGCTTTCTGGAAAGGAGAACTGCGTATGCTGCATCTTGA
- a CDS encoding basic amino acid ABC transporter substrate-binding protein, producing the protein MKKVVQSLSLMLVLLLSACGANKEASQSSDAAQSAQSEVSEKKGTALKDGVLSFATNATFPPYEYYEGSEIVGIDVDIARAIAEQLGYEFKMTDMEFDNIILSVQNGKVQAGIAGMSVTPEREENVDFSEPYTTAVQAIIVPENSTIASADDLPGKKIGTQLGTTGDIYCQDDFGVENVTSFNSGPDAVMALQNGKIDAVVIDKEPAKKYVAANPGLKVLDSAYAEESYAIALPKGNDALLKEINTALQTLKESGALQEIIDRYISAEK; encoded by the coding sequence ATGAAAAAAGTTGTACAATCTCTGTCCCTAATGCTGGTTCTGTTGCTGAGCGCCTGCGGCGCAAACAAGGAAGCGAGTCAAAGCTCTGATGCAGCGCAAAGCGCGCAGAGCGAAGTGTCCGAAAAAAAAGGAACCGCGCTCAAAGACGGCGTGCTCTCCTTTGCAACCAACGCCACCTTCCCGCCCTATGAGTACTACGAGGGTTCGGAAATTGTCGGCATCGATGTCGATATTGCACGTGCTATCGCCGAGCAACTGGGCTATGAATTCAAGATGACGGATATGGAGTTCGACAACATCATTCTTTCCGTACAGAACGGCAAAGTGCAGGCGGGCATCGCCGGCATGTCCGTCACGCCGGAACGCGAAGAAAATGTCGATTTCTCAGAACCCTACACGACGGCGGTGCAGGCGATTATTGTTCCGGAAAATTCAACCATTGCCTCGGCGGACGATCTTCCCGGCAAGAAAATTGGAACACAACTGGGCACGACCGGTGATATTTACTGCCAGGATGACTTCGGTGTGGAAAATGTAACCAGTTTCAACAGCGGTCCGGATGCGGTCATGGCCCTGCAAAACGGGAAAATTGACGCCGTTGTCATCGATAAGGAGCCGGCGAAAAAATATGTCGCGGCGAATCCCGGGCTAAAGGTACTCGACTCGGCTTACGCGGAGGAGTCGTACGCAATTGCGCTTCCGAAAGGAAATGACGCCCTGCTGAAAGAAATCAACACGGCGCTGCAAACATTGAAGGAATCTGGAGCACTGCAGGAAATTATCGACCGCTACATTTCCGCAGAAAAATAG
- a CDS encoding isochorismatase family protein yields the protein MTFNEMESKIERYRLRRTDAVLFIIDIQEKLLPIMQNQMETVKNTDVLLQAAQAYNIPALYSEQYPKGLGATVKPLRTHLSEQDAWGLSKTSYDAVLPELRSYLQKLNRPQIVVTGMETHICVYQTVRSLRALGYEVFLPADAITSRDPGNKKTALALLRDMGCIVTNTECLLFDLIGDAKDPHFKALQSLIK from the coding sequence ATGACATTCAACGAAATGGAATCAAAAATAGAGCGCTACCGACTGCGGCGCACGGATGCAGTCCTCTTTATCATTGATATTCAGGAAAAGCTGCTGCCCATCATGCAAAATCAAATGGAGACGGTAAAAAACACGGACGTTCTGCTTCAGGCGGCGCAGGCCTATAACATTCCCGCGCTCTACAGTGAACAATACCCGAAGGGGCTGGGAGCAACGGTGAAGCCGCTGCGTACACATCTTTCGGAACAGGATGCTTGGGGGCTTTCCAAAACGTCGTATGACGCGGTGTTGCCGGAACTGCGTTCGTATCTGCAGAAGCTGAACCGACCGCAAATCGTCGTGACGGGTATGGAAACACATATCTGCGTTTATCAAACAGTGCGTTCGCTGCGTGCGCTCGGCTATGAGGTCTTTCTGCCGGCGGATGCCATCACATCGCGCGATCCGGGGAATAAAAAGACCGCTCTTGCGCTTTTGCGCGACATGGGCTGCATTGTCACCAATACCGAGTGCCTGCTCTTTGATCTGATTGGGGATGCGAAAGATCCGCATTTCAAGGCTTTGCAGAGTCTGATCAAGTAA